In Rhineura floridana isolate rRhiFlo1 chromosome 1, rRhiFlo1.hap2, whole genome shotgun sequence, the following proteins share a genomic window:
- the UTP23 gene encoding rRNA-processing protein UTP23 homolog: MKITRQKHAKKNMGFYKYNFGFREPFQVLLDGTFCQAALRHKIQIREQLPGYLAGTTQLCTTRCVLKELESLGKELYGAKLIAQRFQVRNCSHFKNPVSGSVCLLSMIEGGNPHHYFIATQDQSLATKVKKKVGVPLLFIIQNTMVLDKPSMKSLTLAQAVQTNQLVPEHQKLNIELLKEEQGLVKTSEPKKRKRKRSSGPNPLSCLKKKKKAQETLQPSAAKKKRNKKRRKRKPEAIVEAAQ, translated from the exons ATGAAGATCACGCGGCAGAAGCACGCCAAGAAGAACATGGGCTTCTACAAGTACAATTTCGGCTTCCGGGAGCCTTTCCAGGTGCTGCTGGATGGCACCTTCTGCCAGGCCGCGCTGCGCCACAAAATCCAGATCCGCGAGCAGCTGCCGGGTTACCTGGCCGGGACCACGCAGCTTTGCACGACGCg ATGTGTCCTAAAAGAACTGGAATCCTTAGGAAAGGAGTTGTATGGTGCAAAACTAATTGCACAGCGATTTCAAGTTCGCAATTGTTCTCACTTTAAAAATCCAGTGAGCGGCTCAGTCTGCTTGTTGTCTATGATCGAGGGTGGGAATCCACACCATTACTTCATTGCTACACAG GACCAAAGTCTGGCAACAAAAGTAAAGAAAAAGGTTGGAGTTCCTCTTCTCTTCATAATTCAGAACACTATGGTTCTTGACAAACCTTCTATGAAATCTTTGACCTTGGCGCAAGCAGTGCAAACAAATCAACTTGTTCCAGAGCACCAGAAACTAAACATTGAACTTCTCAAAGAGGAACAGGGTCTAGTGAAGACCTCGGAGCCTAAAAAAAGGAAGCGAAAAAGGTCCAGTGGCCCTAATCCTCTCAGCTgcctgaagaaaaagaaaaaagcacaagAGACCTTGCAGCCTTCAGCAGCTAAGAAAAAAAGGAATAAGAAGCGTAGGAAAAGGAAACCGGAAGCTATAGTAGAGGCTGCGCAGTGA